The Streptococcus mitis genome has a segment encoding these proteins:
- a CDS encoding ParA family protein gives MKIITFAAIKGGVGKTTLTFNYGEWLAKKGQKVLFIDLDHQCNLTQCYNIYESKNTIANAFKGGDVDIKQVKENISLIPGSVQLDTVERDLENSDKKNMLLYLWLEDNYEKKKLDQFDYILIDCRPDFATATKNAVAVSHAIISPLTPSEFGYNAKFNLSTRLEAFRKDVIDYRTRESYITAELYFLANMIRPNYGSSRELLEALGLEAKEKGTDNLLGIVPAKELFNHSTIDKISIADMKENPELYQKHKKFFTELEQTFSKIYDTI, from the coding sequence ATGAAGATTATTACATTTGCTGCCATTAAAGGCGGTGTTGGAAAAACTACTTTAACTTTTAATTATGGGGAATGGTTGGCTAAGAAAGGTCAGAAGGTTCTCTTTATAGACTTAGACCATCAGTGTAATTTGACTCAGTGTTACAATATCTATGAGAGCAAGAATACAATTGCCAATGCTTTTAAGGGAGGCGATGTGGATATTAAGCAAGTCAAGGAAAATATCAGTCTAATTCCAGGTTCAGTTCAACTTGACACGGTGGAACGAGATTTGGAGAACAGCGATAAGAAAAATATGTTACTTTATCTTTGGCTAGAGGATAACTACGAAAAGAAAAAGTTGGATCAGTTTGACTATATCTTGATTGATTGTAGACCAGACTTTGCGACAGCTACTAAAAATGCTGTGGCGGTCAGTCACGCTATTATTAGTCCCTTAACTCCTTCAGAGTTTGGTTATAATGCCAAATTCAATCTATCAACTCGGTTAGAAGCATTCAGAAAGGATGTAATTGACTATCGCACAAGGGAATCATACATTACTGCTGAGTTATATTTCTTAGCAAATATGATCCGACCAAACTATGGGTCATCAAGAGAGTTACTGGAAGCCCTGGGACTTGAAGCTAAAGAAAAGGGAACAGATAACCTTCTAGGAATTGTACCAGCAAAAGAGTTATTCAATCATTCCACGATTGATAAGATCTCTATTGCAGATATGAAGGAGAATCCTGAGCTTTATCAAAAACACAAAAAGTTTTTCACTGAGCTGGAGCAGACTTTTTCAAAAATTTATGATACAATATAA